The Raphanus sativus cultivar WK10039 chromosome 2, ASM80110v3, whole genome shotgun sequence genome includes a region encoding these proteins:
- the LOC108842687 gene encoding phytoene synthase, chloroplastic codes for MYAAVLWVAASFPNPDPMTNCGLVRVLESSRFLSPCLNQRVNNGRRSSSSSVMSCRRRRLSSVVSSSIVASPAGEITLSSEEKVYNVVLKQAALVNKQLRDLDDDVKKPQDITLPGTGSFGTGSLSLLGEAYDRCGEVCAEYAKTFYLGTLLMTPERRKAIWAIYVWCRRTDELVDGPNASHITPMALDRWEARLEDLFRGRPFDMLDAALSDTVATYPVDIQPFRDMIEGMRMDLRKSRYNSFDDLYLYCYYVAGTVGLMSVPVMGIDPKSKATTESVYNAALALGIANQLTNILRDVGEDARRGRVYLPQDELAQAGLSDEDIFAGKVTDKWRNFMKMQLKRARMFFDEAEKGVTELDAASRWPVWASLLLYRRILDEIEANDYNNFTKRAYVGKAKKIAALPLAYAKSLLKASSSR; via the exons ATGTATGCAGCAGTGTTATGGGTTGCTGCTTCTTTTCCTAATCCAGACCCAATGACCAATTGTGGTTTGGTAAGAGTTCTAGAATCTTCTAGATTTCTTTCTCCTTGTCTAAATCAGAGAGTCAACAATGGTAGGAggagttcttcttcttctgtaatGAGCTGCAGAAGGAGAAGATTAAGCAGTGTTGTGTCGTCAAGCATAGTAGCAAGCCCTGCAGGAGAGATAACCCTCTCATCCGAAGAGAAGGTTTACAATGTTGTGCTGAAACAAGCAGCTCTGGTGAACAAACAACTTAGGGACCTTGATGATGATGTGAAGAAACCACAGGATATTACTCTCCCTGGGACTGGGAGTTTTGGGACTGGGAGTTTGAGTTTGTTGGGTGAAGCTTATGATCGATGCGGTGAAGTTTGTGCTGAATATGCTAAAACTTTTTATCTCG GAACTTTGCTTATGACACCTGAGAGACGCAAGGCCATTTGGGCTATCTATG TTTGGTGTAGAAGAACTGATGAACTGGTAGATGGGCCTAATGCATCACACATAACTCCAATGGCGTTAGATAGATGGGAAGCAAGGTTAGAAGATCTTTTCCGTGGCCGTCCTTTCGATATGCTTGACGCTGCCCTCTCTGATACTGTTGCTACATACCCTGTCGATATTCAG ccaTTTAGAGACATGATAGAAGGAATGAGAATGGATTTGAGGAAGTCTAGATACAACTCCTTTGATGATCTCTACCTTTACTGCTACTATGTTGCTGGAACCGTTGGTTTGATGAGCGTTCCGGTTATGGGGATCGATCCTAAGTCCAAAGCAACAACCGAGAGTGTTTACAACGCTGCCTTGGCCCTCGGTATAGCCAATCAACTTACCAACATACTCAGAGACGTTGGTGAAGA tGCGAGAAGAGGAAGGGTTTATCTACCCCAAGATGAACTAGCTCAGGCTGGTCTCTCAGATGAAGACATATTCGCTGGTAAAGTCACTGATAAATGGAGAAACTTCATGAAAATGCAGCTTAAGCGAGCAAGAATGTTCTTTGATGAAGCTGAGAAAGGTGTTACCGAGCTTGACGCTGCTAGCAGATGGCCC gtatgGGCATCGCTCCTATTGTACAGGAGGATATTGGACGAGATTGAAGCGAATGATTACAACAACTTTACAAAGAGAGCTTATGTGGGGAAAGCCAAAAAAATTGCAGCTTTGCCATTAGCTTATGCTAAATCACTACTCAAGGCTTCAAGTTCAAGA